Part of the Benincasa hispida cultivar B227 chromosome 12, ASM972705v1, whole genome shotgun sequence genome is shown below.
CGagagagatcatggagtcgttgcaagggatgtttggacaaccgtcctcatCAGCACGACATGATGCTATTAAATACCTTTATAATTTACGTGTCAAGGATGGgacctctattagagaacatcTCCTAGACATGACGATCCACTTCAATATAGCTGAGGCAAATGGGACTGCCATAGATGAGAAGAGCCAAGTTAGTATGATaatggaatctcttccgaagagttttctaacTTTTCGTACGAATGCTGTAATGAACAAAGTTGATTACAACATAACGAGTCTTCTCAATGAACTCCAATGTTACcaatctttaatgaaaaataaagaaggggaagcaaatgttgtttcccaAAGAAATTTAAGAAGGATGCTTCATCTAAAACAAAACCCTTGAACAAGCAAATTTGTCTTCTTCTAAGACCAAGATACTCATACATAGTGTTGCCTTCTTCTTGCAGTAATTGCCagtaatttttctttcattttattgaaggtaatatttggaattttatttttctctttattgGACTTTTAGAGAtactttttagaattttttttcactTAAAAACATAATGTTTCTAgttcttccctttttttcaaaaaaaaaaaaaaaaattaactcaaaGTTCTATATAGAATGAAGTGAGTCTAGTACAACATatcttaataatatttaatcGCCCCTTTCatttctatatatttttcaacTACTGAATTAAGAAGAATTACTGTCTTATTCTTTCTTATAATAGTCTACCTTGTAGTTGCTATTGCTagaaaaatttcattaaattcataaatattttcttcCAAACCTTTTGNNNNNNNNNNNNNNNNNNNNNNNNNNNNNNNNNNNNNNNNNNNNNNNNNNNNNNNNNNNNNNNNNNNNNNNNNNNNNNNNNNNNNNNNNNNNNNNNNNNNNNNNNNNNNNNNNNNNNNNNNNNNNNNNNNNNNNNNNNNNNNNNNNNNNNNNNNNNNNNNNNNNNNNNNNNNNNNNNNNNNNNNNNNNNNNNNNNNNNNNNNNNNNNNNNNNNNNNNNNNNNNNNNNNNNNNNNNNNNNNNNNNNNNNNNNNNNNNNNNNNNNNNNNNNNNNNNNNNNNNNNNNNNNNNNNNNNNNNNNNNNNNNNNNNNNNNNNNNNNNNNNNNNNNNNNNNNNNNNNNNNNNNNNNNNNNNNNNNNNNNNNNNNNNNNNNNNNNNNNNNNNNNNNNNNNNNNNNNNNNNNNNNNNNNNNNNNNNNNNNNNNNNNNNNNNNNNNNNNNNNNNNNNNNNNNNNNNNNNNNNNNNNNNNNNNNNNNNNNNNNNNNNNNNNNNNNNNNNNNNNNNNNNNNNNNNNNNNNNNNNNNNNNNNNNNNNNNNNNNNNNNNNNNNNNNNNNNNNNNNNNNNNNNNNNNNNNNNNNNNNNNNNNNNNNNNNNNNNNNNNNNNNNNNNNNNNNNNNNNNNNNNNNNNNNNNNNNNNNNNNNNNNNNNNNNNNNNNNNNNNNNNNNNNNNNNNNNNNNNNNNNNNNNNNNNNNNNNNNNNNNNNNNNNNNNNNNNNNNNNNNNNNNNNNNNNNNNNNNNNNNNNNNNNNNNNNNNNNNNNNNNNNNNNNNNNNNNNNNNNNNNNNNNNNNNNNNNNNNNNNNNNNNNNNNNNNNNNNNNNNNNNNNNNNNNNNNNNNNNNNNNNNNNNNNNNNNNNNNNNNNNNNNNNNNNNNNNNNNNNNNNNNNNNNNNNNNNNNNNNNNNNNNNNNNNNNNNNNNNNNNNNNNNNNNNNNNNNNNNNNNNNNNNNNNNNNNNNNNNNNNNNNNNNNNNNNNNNNNNNNNNNNNNNNNNNNNNNNNNNNNNNNNNNNNNNNNNNNNNNNNNNNNNNNNNNNNNNNNNNNNNNNNNNNNNNNNNNNNNNNNNNNNNNNNNNNNNNNNNNNNNNNNNNNNNNNNNNNNNNNNNNNNNNNNNNNNNNNNNNNNNNNNNNNNNNNNNNNNNNNNNNNNNNNNNNNNNNNNNNNNNNNNNNNNNNNNNNNNNNNNNNNNNNNNNNNNNNNNNNNNNNNNNNNNNNNNNNNNNNNNNNNNNNNNNNNNNNNNNNNNNNNNNNNNNNNNNNNNNNNNNNNNNAAGGACAACAGTGGAAAAATATTGCTTTAGTTTGTGTTTTTGCGTTGTTAACTTTGAAGACTTGTCCATTGCCTCTTTCAACCAATGGAAGATGGATTGTCGACGCCACAACAGGCCAACGTGTGAAGTTAATGTGCGTAAATTGGCCAGGACACATGCAAGCTATGTTGCTAGAGGGTCTTCATCTCAGGCCGCTTGATATTATCACCGCGTTGGTAGCAAAGTTAGAATTTTGATCTGAAGGATGCCATGGGAGGCATAGTTCAAAACAACCCTTCTATATTGAACATGACAGTCGTTGAGGCATATGGAGCAGTGGTTGATTCACTTGCTGCACATGGGATCATGGTAGTTTCTGATAATCATATAAGTCAGCCAAGATGGTGTTGTAACAATGATGATGTCACTTGCTGCACAGTACTTCGATCCGCAAGAATGGTTACAAGGAATCAGTTTGGCAGCACAAAGCCTAAAAAGGAAATCACAagtatgttttctttttaagaagATTCTAAATAACTATAGTTTTATGGATGACTAACGcaacattttttcaattttcctgTTAGTTTCTTTATGGCTTCATTTTAACTATTAAGTTTTAGcgaaattttgataaaataagaACAATTTTCCTACTAGAAAAGACACAatgtgaatatttttaaaaatttaaatagagaGAGGATAATATAATTGtatactttttatatttttatcataaATTAACAATAGTGTTAATCCTAAGATATATTAAAAGTACCATTAATAACTAAATTTGGactataaagattaaaatagaACAAAGTCTTAAATTATAGGGGCCAAAATGTATATCAACCTATAGTTTATCATGAATTTATACAATATGCTAACCATTTGCatgataatatatatgtaaaagGCGGTAGCAATGAGCTTGAGAAACGAACCCCGAGGACCAAACCAAAACGTGGAGATGTGGTTTCAATACATGAGCCAAGGAGCTAAGCTTATTcaccaaattaatccaaatgcTTTAGTAGTAGTTTCTGGACTAAGCTACGACACCGATTTGAGCTTCTTAAAGAACAAGTCGTTGGGCTTCAACTTGGACAATAAACTTGTATTTGGGGCTCACTTGTACTCCTTCACAAATAACATGGGTGATTGTTGGATGTCGAAGCCATTAAACACGTTTCGTGCTAATGTCAACCAAGGATTTGAAGACCGAGTAGGGTTTCTTGTCAGAGGACAAAACCCAATGCCACTATTCGTGAGTGAATTTGGGATCGACCAAACAGGCACAAATGAGggacaaaatcaatttttaagttGCTTTTTTTACCTATCTTACCGAAAATGATTTTGATTGCCGCTTATAGGCTTTGCAAGGTAGCTACTATTATAGAGAAGGTGTAAAAAATGCTGAGGAAACCTTTGGTGTCTTAGACTCAAATTTTGCACGAGCAAAAAACTCTAAATCATTCCTTCAGAGGTTTCAACTTTTGCAAACCAAACTTCAAGGTACAACTTCTTAAGTTATATGTTACTTTTCTCCACTTACAATTTTTctgaaatattttcaatttatatcttaaaaagaagatttattTCTACCAATTTTCTatattctactttttttttcctcctaacTAACTTAAGAATCAAAATGATTGCTCTTAACACAGATTCAAGTTCAAATCTCACAACAACTTTCATAATGTACCATCCTCTTAGTGGTGGGTGTGTGCGAATGAACAAAAAATATCAACTAGGAATTAGTATCTGTAAGACCTCTAACCGTTGGAGTCATGAAGAAGACGGTTCAAATATTTACGTCTCATTTAATTGAAGTCAAtaagtaattatatatatgttgaaACGTTATTTATTTCAATTCAAGCAAATCTATTATTCAAATGTACGTGACATTTAATTGAAGTTAAGAAGTAATcattgtattttctcttttctcaacattatttatttgtatatattagTAACCCATTaaattttagtccaagtgggagattgttgtgaTTGTcgtaaaactcgcagttcgtaatcatggaaacatattctatttatcaataaaagtattgttgaagcatttattcaatgaaagtgtaattgaaatttcattatgtaacaaaaatccaataaacgaatccatgactatagtatgaatatggttactttatgtagagacataaaagagatcaagttatagtatataacaAAAAAGGTCATAAGTATCTGGATGGGATTGGATCCTcgtcttggggacactatggatgttgTATACTTCGTATAATGATACAAACGACGTGATCCcgaaattgttcatgtggagacgtgacGCAATAGAATTTTggataagaccggaccacgaaatagtcactttttctttataacaaccgtatactgttaaaactgatatttcaattcgatgacctagggtatctcgatcttaatcatgagctaactatgaactcctatttatttagaattatcatTTGATCTGCATAGTGATAGTAGTTAAACAACACTACTCAACAAGCCTcacattttggggacaagacaggatagatagctgggaacataatcctgcaagatggaatatGCTTATACCCagtttagggttagcagataggttgttcccttaagtactgattctttGTCTTGAACAAAGGATCCCCGCCCTCTAATGGTCGAGAGAGACATGGTTTATAAGTTAGACTATAAACCAatattcaatagaggatcagagGAAGCTTAAGGACAAAGATGTATTTATTAAgggaaaatggtaattttaacctagctatgaatacgaacaacctgtgaaggatcaacttattgattatggttaaatcaagtggacaaaaatatatccacaatgaggagagtgcaagtGGTATGTCTCCGTAATGactcgaccccctaggactcacGTTGGACCGTttctaaacacatgcatgcatgaaacttaaaatgacacccttttatagtgaaataaatgctaacaAAATAAGATAAATTCAAAAGAGCTTCAtcagattcaaatattaaaaacagacgatagggtacccataaatcagaaatgataataaataggattgaaaacaaatcttaatagtaagtttcaaacataaaaactaaaagttgaaaaacatgaaaagaaatctaaatatcataaGCAGAAGCATAGAATTGGTCCCAGTCGCTCGATCACGGATTCTACTTGTCAATCgttggtgcatctctacccttacccgaaacaacaatatgagaaaggatgagaataaaatactcagtaagtaaccccactactggggtcaagctaggcatctatgtcctctagatgcctacctctagtggtacatataaacttctctactcctcatgggacacatacatacatgaaaaactgatctttattctactgtagttaagtatgcccactacctctagtaagtctcATAGGACCCATAACCTcttgtgaatcccgaaggaaacataacaTCTGGTGGATCTcgaaggaaaccaccacctctaTTGAATCCCAAAGGAAGCATAATCTCTGCTGCATCCTGAAAGAAACAcgacctctggtgaatcccgaaggaaacacagcctctggtgaatcctaaaggatatcaccacctctagtgaatcccaaaggaaacaaaactaatcagtgaggacactatcacaatctcaacatcacaagtatcacaacatagttctataacacacatatacacctcaacatcatggctttACAACATATATATACGCCTTAATATgctcagatcaaatacaacctcatggaatcaaatatcatctTATGCTTGCAATCAAGTATCTATGTGCACAATTAATCTTTCAAATCCTCATACAAGAACGAAATCGATTATactatactatcagtctatcatgctatcGTTCCGTCATAATATCAATCtgtcatgctagcatacatctaatgtctgTCTCGTGGACAGtttctagtagtaagattacttacctcgatactAGATTTAGATATCGATCCAAGCGACAGTCTTCAATAATCAATCTTATAACTCAAGATTGCGTAACATCTTCACCTCTCTGGCGAGAATCTGCACAGGCCTCTCTTCATAACTCAAGCTGCCATTCAACCACAATGGCtcaaagtcaactacatgggacaGATCTGTTACATACTTTCTTAGCAtcaaaacatggaagacattatgaattGAAAAAAGTGATGGAAGCAATGTCAATCGATAAGCTACGAGACCAATTCGCTCcaagacctcgaaaggtccaatgaacCTCAGGCTCAGCTTCTCTTTCCTTCCAAACCTCAAAACACCCTTCATAGGTGCCAGCTTTAAGAACACTTTAACAGTAGTCTCAAATTCTAGGTCCTTACGTCTCACATCGACGTAGCTTTTCTGTTTGCTCTGAGCTGTTTGCACATGACCCCTAGTCTTTTGTATTACCTCATTCGTGGCTTGCATTAGCTCAAGTCCTAGCAATTTCCTCTCTtctacctcatcccaacacagAAGACCTACAACTCTTCCTATAGAGGGCTTCAAACGGTGACATGCCAATGGTAGCCGGATAACTGTTATTATGCGAATTCCATGAAATATAGGTGAGTCTCAACTCCCTGAAAACTTTAACGCACAAGTGCACAACATATTCTCCAGTGTTTGGTTCAAACGTTCTATCTAACCATCAGTCTGTAGGTGAAAAGTTGTACTAAAATCCAATCGAGTACCCAATGCTAACTGCAGACTCTTCTAAAAACTAGATGTAAAATGAGGGTCACTATTTGACATACCTGAAACTAGTATCAAAAGAGGTGTGACAACCCCTTCCAtatataactatgaaacttaagataTTGAAAACCAACAATACTTTAGTATGTTCAAGCTGAGAACTATGAAAACTGTCGTGAGCTTAAGAAAGTCTTATCcactaaaaacatatatatgaGCTTACCATTATGTCACAGGGAAAACTTCATAAGTGTAGTGGAGAAACTGGTCATGCTATACAATGCGTCATCTGAAGATACGTACCAGAACAAATCTGTTCAATTGAATACTGCTTCTACTCTAGAAGCGCCGACTGTGATGTCTCTCTTAGAAACtacatgtctgagaataactCTGTCTGATTAAGTCccacattcatgagaaactcatcatgaggctctatactttcatgggctataaaacttgcttgagccaatcctcatatTATCTTTTAGCCTTAACAAaaatcacatatcattacttagaccctGCTGCAGATGAGTCTAAAATGCCCTCTGAAATGAGGTTTCGAAGTTCCTGGATGCTAAAGTATCAGTaaattgataacacatttccATAACTTGTAATAACCATAATTGATCCCTGAAGTTAGTTTTTacgataaaaccttcttgattcataagtcatagcttgaattactcgtactccctagagctagttaactcattgcccatGCAAGGAAAAATATACTATCATGTACTACTCCAAACCCACCTATAGCAACTTCttgttatcaactcaactttattaccAGTCTATCCCTTATGCCAATGGTgatattggaagatccaacttacttacttttgtgcatataTCACTTTTGTCTACCTCGAGCTGGATgaagtttctttttcaatcaaattgatggtcttTCTAGTTCATGTTTCGAACTTGCACACTATgtcaaaatcccttaaatcttactaatgccctCAATGGTTTACCTCTTAATTAATGAAACCTCAACATACCATGTCAATAGTTCTTGAACATCTACTgttactagtaactccattttaggTTATCCCTTCTCAAACTTTTATTTTGGTAACAGATTcttatgttaaaaaaaagttCCATACTGATCACCTAAGTAAGCTATCTGTCCATCCAACTCATATTCTCCTAAGGTTTCACATGAtaatgagatttttttcttACACCAAAACAAATTCCTTGTAACCCCTCATATCATGCCTCCAAACCATACATAAATAGGAGTTTTGAAcacattaaattcctttctctttccaaaagagtaaactttcttggaTACTTGTTTTTTCCCACATTTCAAGTGGAACATAATCTCTATACTAAagtatattttacttaactcctccATAAGTCTTATCTCTTTCACTAAGAATTTTCATCTTGTAAAATTCTCCTTTGCCAATTTTCATGCTTTTAAGCTCCAAAAGACTTTCGTCTGTTCAAATTTGTCCAACTTTGATCTCCTTATCACAATAAGGCTATGGATTTAATTAATCTAGGTActctaaaataatccttcaacccaAACAAATGACACTTTGCTTTATCCCCTTTAAGTCTAAACTCATGTCTAACTGTTTTAGCTTCCTTTAATGATATCAACTTAGCTAGATATTCCAAACGAATCATTCATATCACTACACATACTTTACCTAGTCCATCAAGTTGTAGTATTACCAaagtgattatgacttattaatCATTTCTAAAATTCCTCTAAAATGTTTGGTTTTAATATCTCAGAACCTTTAATAAATCCATAGtctcttatttttctccttcttatccataaaacaacttttaaccttatacttgagtACGTGGCCTATGAAGGAATTTATTTATACTAACACCAATTGCACTACTCAACAAAAAACATGACACTAGTCCTTAATGAATTCTTATCTAGACAATATGTTCCTTGGTTTAAATACATACATATCTTTATTCCTAAACtgtcataactctacatagttaCATCAATCTTTAAATATTAAATCAGTCTATAGAatccaaaacatgggctctgataccagttgtaACGATCCGACCCCCTAGGAATCAAGTTGGGctgttactaaacacatgcatgcatggaacttaaaacgacacccttttatagtgaaataaatgctaaataaataaggtaaattcaaaagatcttcattaaattcaaatattaaaaataaacgaTAGGGTactcataaatcataaatgataataaataggtctaaaaacaaatcttaatagtaagtttcaaacatcaaaactaaaagttgaaaaacatgaaaagaaatctaaatatcatgaacGAAATCATagaactagtcccagtggctcgatcacagaTTCCACTTGTCAATCATCAGTGCATCTCTACGCTTACCTAAAACAATGAAATGTGaaatgatgagtataaaatactcggtaagtaaccccactactggggacaggctagacatctatgtcctctagatgcctacctctgggggtacatataaacttctctagtccacatgggacacatacatacatgaaaaactgataTTTATCcaactgtagttaagtatggctactacctctagtaagtcccgtaggacccacaacctctagtgaatcctgaaggaaagcaccacctctaTTGAGTCCTGAAGGAAACAAAACctctggtggatcccgaaggaaaccaccacctctagtgaatcccgtaGGAAAcccaacctctggtgaatcccgaaggaaacacaacctctggtgaatacCCGAAGGATAACACCAAAGAAAATACAACATCTAGTGGGCATCCAACTAATCATTGAggacactatcacaatctcaacatcacaagtatcacaacatgattctataacatatatatacacctcaacatcatggctctacaacatacatatacgCCTCAATATACTCAAatcaaatacaacctcatggaatcaaatatcatctcatgctagcattcaagtatctatgtgcacaattaatcttttaaatcctcaTACAAGAACGTACATCGGTTATACaatactatcagtctatcatgctatTGTTCTATCATAATATCGATCTGTCATGCTATCATGCATCTAGTGACTGACCCGTGTGCAGTtttcagtagtaagattacttacctcgatactagattcagatatCGATTCAAGTGACAGTCTTCAATAATAaatctttgaattcaattcCCCAACGAAACCTGAGCAACATCCATCCTCAAGATTCCAATCTCCAAAATATTCCTTCAATCAGACCCTACTTCAAACTTTTAATCCTTTCCTCTCGTAAAATTTTtaattcacaaagaatttacCTCACCCCCTTCCATAATGAACTTagttcttgacattaatttgcAATTAAATTTTTGTGACATAActcccttccaaaatgaaattaattcttgacattaatttcaaattaaatttgtgtgacatcaAAACTCCAATTTCCATAACTTCCCTCCGATTAAACCGTTAAATTGAAACACCCcttccttccaaaatgaaactaattcttgacattaatttcaaatttaatttgtgtgacatgaaaagtccaatttccataacttccctccgattaaaccattaaattgaaacaccccTTTCTTAGTAATTAAATCACAATAATTAcattttgaatttctaaaatttaaaaaattctctctaattctagaaaatattgaaattatattAAGAACAAAATTTGGGGTGTTACAGTCTCCGTGGTTAACAAATATTGTTTGACttggattaaagagtttaaacgattaatctcaaatcgttggagttcatgatctgtaggtccataaggtccctctactagctcgtaaaacattaaaccttggattagaaaattgagcgaatatgaaatgttcaaattcgaaattagggcTTAGAATTTTAagtgttcaattttaattttagggtttcgttaattatattcgatataattaacgtatAAACTTATCGAAATTAAACTCAATTGGAgatgttttaaatatttaaattttgatttaaacatTGATTACTCTTTAGGTTGATGCCGAAGATCTCGTAggttcctatagtttgtaaacacgtgtatgaacaaacatttgtgatgtaataatatgagatattttattcacttttgtctttgaaatatgagatattttagtatcattaaccataaaccaataaactaagatccctaattatcattgtaacttaagcatgtatgtggagacatacaagtaaatcatgccttaagtgataacctaaatggtttgtagtatatggataaaggatggaaaccttatcttggtgagatgttacaagtgttgtcaATTGTTacaaatggtatgatcctgatcattcatgtggagacaagcgagtgagggtatcctatacaaaagagtttatataagaccagaccagaaaatgtttagtctcgttatataacgccgttcatgacaaagactttcatttcactaggatgaccacaggtaacatgaccttaatcctaagtgagttgggaactcctgcctatgagggtggtctttgatttgcatgggtgcgagtggccagattgccagcTCAAACCTacaactttggggattcgtctggttgaggagctgggaactcagctacacaagtcggaattcacttcttctccgaAGTAgcgataagtagatagattactccgttaagagttgattccgaggcttgaagaATGTGGCGCCACATGGTGACTAAAATTAGGTGAACGCAATATGTGCGATGAatgtcttaggttatgtgtttatactcatgcgtcggtggtcatgcgttggaatggaaaatatgcgttgatctcttatgcaatgaccatgcgttcctgtcacaagttttattgcgctcgcgccaagtataatgcaaacgcaagtttctcgagtgatctgaggtcgaacttagggacttgtagctaaagggtatgcggtgatgtgtatGCGGTGggtgaataaaagaatgatggaggttttaagctacaaactactcctactcctaactaacagacaaaggaatggaagtatgaatgagatgtagagacacaacaactgttaacgcatagtaaaatgcatggagaaatagataaaatgtgaggatgtcttcact
Proteins encoded:
- the LOC120067454 gene encoding uncharacterized protein LOC120067454 gives rise to the protein MWASKKLNFDLESTGKVWKLQLNQLVEWQMNAYENAKLYKERTKNWHDDRITNRTFFEGQQKSLQLALGTRLDFSTTFHLQTDVIRLPLACHRLKPSIGRVVGLLCWDEVEERKLLGLELMQATNEVIQKTRGHVQTAQSKQKSYVDVRRKDLEFETTVKVFLKLAPMKGVLRFGRKEKLSLRFIGPFEVLERIGLVAYRLTLLPSLFSIHNVFHVLMLRKYVTDLSHVVDFEPLWLNGSLSYEERPVQILAREVKMLRNLEL